In Larimichthys crocea isolate SSNF chromosome VII, L_crocea_2.0, whole genome shotgun sequence, the genomic stretch CGCCTCTGATGAACCTCCagcccacactgccagtccagaaccagactcggctgtggtttctactccaccatgtcctctgaccaTCACTGATGAACCTCCagcccacactgccagtcccgaaccagactcggctgtggtttctacTCCACCGTGTCCTCTGACCGCCACTGATGAACTTCCTGCCaacactgccagtccagaaccagacttgGCTGTGGTTTCTGCTCTATCGTGTCCTCTGAACACCACTGATGAACTTCCTGCTCACACTGCCATTTTGATATATAGCAACAAAATGTCCTTTGTTGAAGGAAGCAGGGGCATCTACAGACCCATCAGGGTAAGTGAGAGTGTTTTTAACTGGACTTAGACTGTAAACTTGTTCTGGTGGAGTTAAACCTCTGTATAACAAACCAATGAGCAACATGatcttctttccttcacagGTGTTGTTTGACACACCCATATATGAGAGGGCTCTGCAGATCTGCTGGCACTTGCCCTCTTATAAGTCTATGGTAAGACCCACTACAGTTTTTACATATCCACTAAATTAAAATAGCAGGTAAAGTCTCACACATTTTGTCTTGCACTGTAACATAAAGACATGTGATCCCTTGTTGTTCAGATTGCACTGATGTCTCAGTTGTTGAGGCTTCAGCAGAAAAACCAGCTCCCATCTGAGGTGACTGCTGAAAAGATGAGTGAGCTGCTGGTTGAGCAGAGCAAAGAGACACTGAGAGTACAGTAAGTTACCTCCCTACAGCCGACCTCATCTCTGCTCATGTCACACCAATCTGTCTGTAATGAGGAAGAGGGGAACAGTAAAGATGaagcttgtgttttctttctgttt encodes the following:
- the LOC113746052 gene encoding uncharacterized protein LOC113746052, which codes for MPVYGPSSSKKAPVQTALPMEVVLKVLPKVLQGFWLPPPNTSFNMPSQQLSKMAVGVTKAVQDRGYPQDVLVKRLNSFAAEVLNTITDVAVREICALFQPQTPQAVQTTSDEPPAPTATQNVFDRSMDETEPEPESAVVFTPPCPLTASDEPPAHTASPEPDSAVVSTPPCPLTITDEPPAHTASPEPDSAVVSTPPCPLTATDELPANTASPEPDLAVVSALSCPLNTTDELPAHTAILIYSNKMSFVEGSRGIYRPIRVLFDTPIYERALQICWHLPSYKSMIALMSQLLRLQQKNQLPSEVTAEKMSELLVEQSKETLRVQLWEFNWTVMMLTSGLFLQR